TGTTCAACCTGTAAAAGAACAGTATCTTCATCGCAATCATAAGACATATTTTTCACATATTGATAGTTTCCAGAGGTCGCCCCTTTATTCCAGAGCTCTTTTCGAGAACGACTATAAAACCATGTAGTCTTCGTATCGATTGTCTTTTGAAGCGATTCTTCATTCATGTAGGCTAGCATCAGCACCTCACCCGTGCGAGCATCTTGGACAATCGCTGGAAGAAGACCTTGTTCGTCAAATTTGAATTCGATATTTTCCATCTTGTTCACCCTAACCTGATTGGTAAATTTTCTTCGTATAAGTATGTTTTTAAATCTTTGATTTCTATTTCCCCGAAGTGAAAAACAGAAGCAGCCAGTGCAGCATCGGCTTTCCCCTCTTTCAGAACTTGTGAGAAGTGCTCTTTCTTACCTGCTCCGCCCGAAGCTACAACAGGGACACGAACGCGTTCAGCTACCCGACTCATGAGATTCACTTCGTAGCCTTCTTTCACTCCATCTGTATCCATCACGTTCAGTACGATTTCTCCGGCACCGCGGGCTACACCTTCATCAATCCAGTCCCAAAGTTTCTTGCCTGTGTTTTCACGGCCACCTTTAACAAAAACGAACCAGTCACCGTCTTCCTTTTTTACATCGATTGATAACACGACGCACTGGCTACCAAAGCGTTCGGCCGCTTCATTGATCAATTGCGGATTCGAAACGGCTGCACTATTCACCGAAACTTTATCAGCTCCTGCGTTTAGGACACTTCTGAAATCTTCGACTGTTCGGATTCCGCCGCCAACTGTAAAGGGAATGTGTACCTCTTCACCTACCCTTTCAACGACGTCTAGGAAAATGTTTCTCTTTTCATGAGAAGCAGTTATATCATAGAAGACGAGCTCATCCGCGCCAAGTTCACTATATTTTTTCCCTAATGCAACAGGGTCGTCCACGTCTTTGATGTCCTTGAATTTCGTGCCTTTG
Above is a window of Halalkalibacillus sediminis DNA encoding:
- the hisF gene encoding imidazole glycerol phosphate synthase subunit HisF: MLAKRIIPCLDVRDGRVVKGTKFKDIKDVDDPVALGKKYSELGADELVFYDITASHEKRNIFLDVVERVGEEVHIPFTVGGGIRTVEDFRSVLNAGADKVSVNSAAVSNPQLINEAAERFGSQCVVLSIDVKKEDGDWFVFVKGGRENTGKKLWDWIDEGVARGAGEIVLNVMDTDGVKEGYEVNLMSRVAERVRVPVVASGGAGKKEHFSQVLKEGKADAALAASVFHFGEIEIKDLKTYLYEENLPIRLG